In Anaeromyxobacter sp., the following proteins share a genomic window:
- a CDS encoding ABC transporter substrate-binding protein, producing MALSGDFKETSFADLLQLYAISRQTAAVRVHGVGSAEDPDGLFHFADGNLVGAELNGLQGREAIRAALRITEGRFSVDAGARPTRPFPPEQLRHVVMEEVVKMDEEQHASRTGETPLRKASPPAPPPPSRGGAARQPGAAPPSGGRAGGPGAPGRPLLILGVVATALLLAAVGWFAFARQAAAPPRPAPAQAAQPAVETPAVRGVTATEIVLGMAASFTGSNKERGRAMKAGWSAALGAANLAGGIHGRTLRLVSVDDAYDPALTGPAMKQLVEGDKVFAVVGNVGTATAKVSIPYCTEQKVIFFGALSGADLLRKTPPDRYVFNYRASLGEEGAAAVRYLVDVKRIPADRIAVLVQKDDFGESGWRGAVRQLETYAVPAAAVPRLEYARNTADVREALDALRAKAAVVQAVVLVATYKPAATFIRKARDLGLALTFVTVSADSNGLAQELVESGVRYTEGVVVTQVVPVPTSKASGIMRYRQAMEQHAPGEPLGSSTLEAWIGAQLFLEGLKRAGPQLDTERLVTALEALSGFDIGSGAAMSFSPKDHQASKKVWGWALQPDGSYQQIDLE from the coding sequence GCTGTACGCCATCTCGCGCCAGACGGCGGCGGTGCGCGTCCACGGGGTCGGTTCGGCCGAGGACCCGGACGGCCTCTTCCACTTCGCCGACGGCAACCTGGTGGGCGCCGAGCTGAACGGCCTGCAGGGCCGGGAGGCCATCCGCGCCGCGCTGCGCATCACGGAGGGGCGCTTCTCGGTGGACGCCGGCGCGCGGCCCACCAGGCCGTTCCCGCCGGAGCAGCTGCGCCACGTGGTGATGGAGGAGGTCGTGAAGATGGACGAGGAACAGCACGCGAGCCGCACCGGTGAGACGCCGCTGCGGAAGGCCAGCCCGCCGGCCCCACCCCCGCCGAGCCGCGGCGGCGCGGCGCGCCAGCCCGGCGCGGCGCCGCCGTCCGGCGGCCGAGCGGGCGGCCCGGGCGCCCCGGGCCGGCCCCTCCTGATCCTGGGGGTGGTGGCCACCGCGCTCCTGCTGGCCGCGGTCGGCTGGTTCGCCTTCGCCCGCCAGGCGGCCGCGCCGCCCCGCCCGGCCCCGGCGCAGGCGGCCCAGCCCGCCGTCGAGACGCCCGCCGTGCGCGGCGTGACGGCCACCGAGATCGTGCTGGGCATGGCGGCCTCCTTCACCGGCTCCAACAAGGAGCGCGGGCGCGCCATGAAGGCCGGCTGGTCGGCCGCGCTGGGCGCCGCCAACCTGGCCGGCGGGATCCACGGGCGCACGCTGCGGCTGGTCTCGGTGGACGACGCCTACGACCCGGCGCTGACCGGGCCGGCCATGAAGCAGCTGGTGGAGGGCGACAAGGTCTTCGCGGTGGTGGGCAACGTGGGCACCGCCACCGCCAAGGTCTCCATCCCCTACTGCACCGAGCAGAAGGTGATCTTCTTCGGCGCCCTCTCCGGCGCCGACCTGCTCCGCAAGACGCCGCCCGACCGCTACGTCTTCAACTACCGCGCCAGCCTCGGCGAGGAGGGCGCCGCCGCCGTCCGCTACCTGGTGGACGTGAAGCGGATCCCGGCCGACCGGATCGCCGTGCTGGTCCAGAAGGACGACTTCGGCGAGTCCGGGTGGCGCGGCGCCGTCCGGCAGCTCGAGACCTACGCGGTGCCGGCCGCCGCGGTGCCCCGCCTGGAGTACGCCCGCAACACCGCCGACGTCCGCGAGGCGCTGGACGCCCTGCGGGCCAAGGCGGCGGTGGTGCAGGCGGTGGTGCTGGTGGCCACCTACAAGCCGGCCGCCACCTTCATCCGCAAGGCCCGGGACCTCGGCCTGGCGCTCACCTTCGTCACCGTCTCGGCCGACTCCAACGGCCTGGCCCAGGAGCTGGTCGAGTCCGGGGTCCGCTACACCGAGGGCGTGGTCGTCACCCAGGTGGTGCCGGTGCCGACCTCCAAGGCCAGCGGCATCATGCGCTACCGCCAGGCCATGGAGCAGCACGCGCCGGGCGAGCCGCTCGGCTCCTCCACGCTGGAGGCCTGGATCGGCGCGCAGCTCTTCCTGGAGGGGCTCAAGCGGGCCGGGCCGCAGCTCGACACCGAGCGGCTGGTGACGGCCCTGGAGGCCCTGAGCGGCTTCGACATCGGCAGCGGCGCCGCCATGTCCTTCAGCCCCAAGGATCACCAGGCCAGCAAGAAGGTCTGGGGCTGGGCGCTGCAGCCCGACGGCTCCTACCAGCAGATCGATCTCGAGTGA
- a CDS encoding ABC transporter substrate-binding protein, with protein sequence MPTRVGRGAALGRLAAALAAALCCGGARAQVSDTEVTLGMSAPFSGVAKELGGQMRVGLEVAFAAANAAGGVNGRSVRLVVFDDGYDPARTITAMKELVEKRKVFAVIGNVGTPTAAVAVPYANEKGVIFFGAFSGAGLLRNDPPDRYVFNYRASYAEETAAIVRHLVEVQRVDPARIAVLTQDDAFGQAGFEGVARAMRHYRRDPAKVLRVSYQRNSADVEEAVKAIKKATPPPKAVVMVATYKPAARFIEKLRDAGVDLVFSNVSFVGATELAEELSQLGPKYAAGVVVTQVVPNPASQASAVLKFREQVKRFAPGEKPGFVALEGWLVGRLFLEGLQRAGKAPTTDSVIEALESIRALDLGIGVPLTFSPSEHQASHRVWGTVMDGKGTFSAIELE encoded by the coding sequence GTGCCGACTCGCGTGGGACGTGGCGCAGCACTCGGACGGCTGGCGGCGGCGCTCGCCGCGGCGCTCTGCTGCGGCGGGGCGCGGGCCCAGGTCAGCGACACCGAGGTGACCCTGGGGATGTCGGCGCCCTTCAGCGGCGTGGCCAAGGAGCTGGGCGGCCAGATGCGGGTGGGCCTGGAGGTGGCCTTCGCCGCGGCCAACGCGGCCGGCGGCGTGAACGGGCGCAGCGTGCGCCTGGTGGTCTTCGACGACGGCTACGACCCGGCGCGGACCATCACCGCCATGAAGGAGCTGGTGGAGAAGCGCAAGGTGTTCGCCGTGATCGGCAACGTCGGGACGCCCACCGCCGCGGTGGCGGTGCCCTACGCCAACGAGAAGGGCGTCATCTTCTTCGGCGCCTTCTCCGGCGCCGGCCTGCTGCGCAACGACCCGCCCGACCGCTACGTCTTCAACTACCGGGCCAGCTACGCCGAGGAGACCGCCGCCATCGTGCGCCACCTGGTCGAGGTGCAGCGCGTCGACCCGGCGCGCATCGCGGTGCTCACCCAGGACGACGCCTTCGGCCAGGCGGGCTTCGAGGGCGTGGCCCGGGCCATGCGGCACTACCGGCGCGACCCGGCCAAGGTGCTGCGGGTCAGCTACCAGCGGAACTCGGCCGACGTGGAGGAGGCGGTCAAGGCCATCAAGAAGGCCACCCCCCCGCCCAAGGCGGTGGTGATGGTGGCCACCTACAAGCCGGCGGCGCGCTTCATCGAGAAGCTGCGCGACGCCGGGGTGGACCTGGTCTTCAGCAACGTCTCCTTCGTGGGCGCCACCGAGCTGGCCGAGGAGCTCTCCCAGCTCGGGCCGAAGTACGCCGCCGGCGTGGTGGTCACGCAGGTGGTGCCCAACCCGGCCTCGCAGGCCTCCGCCGTCCTCAAGTTCCGCGAGCAGGTGAAGCGCTTCGCCCCCGGCGAGAAGCCGGGGTTCGTGGCCCTGGAGGGCTGGCTGGTCGGGCGGCTCTTCCTGGAGGGGCTGCAGCGGGCCGGCAAGGCGCCCACCACCGACTCGGTCATCGAGGCGCTGGAGTCCATCCGGGCGCTCGACCTCGGCATCGGCGTGCCGCTCACCTTCAGCCCCTCCGAGCACCAGGCCTCGCACCGCGTCTGGGGCACGGTCATGGACGGCAAGGGGACCTTCTCGGCCATCGAGCTGGAGTGA